One segment of Thermomicrobiales bacterium DNA contains the following:
- a CDS encoding penicillin-binding transpeptidase domain-containing protein — MNQHAAPHNRITILFIVFMLLMVLIGYRVVAVQVVRSSEYSQWAVSERMQEDIVPARRGEIYDSRGVRLATNVPAVRVSAIVDQIVDRNAASAQLAPLIGRSAADILDALNQPGIEWVVLARHLAPEVGDQITNLALAGIVLDSEPSRVYPFGDFASQLLGFTNDALVGNYGVEGEYDSLLAGEPGELVGERDGEGNVIAVTESTWNPPVDGSDVTLTIDSAVQETIERILQDTIKEQRAIGGTIIVQDPNTGAILGMASEPGYDPNDFADVSNPSTYLNPAISAVYEPGSTFKSVVMSIGIDSGAVTPETTHNDEPGYLELPDGSRITNFEGVVWGTETMTQVLQRSANLGAIFVADKIGREKFYEGLQAFGFGTPTGVDLQGEEQGILTLPGESGWNDALYATNAFGQGIACTPLQLVNAVSAIVNGGKLMQPYVVAQVHSDDGTTVTQPTVVRQVISEQSSSTMRTMLEDVVDNPDSLYPSVPGYRIGAKTGTAQIPSPAGGYIDGATIASIVGFGPVENPQFSVLVKIDWPKEEGTGLEVSGPVLQKVFEQLFLLYGIPPDDLEAAP, encoded by the coding sequence ATGAATCAACACGCGGCGCCACACAACCGGATCACGATCCTGTTCATCGTCTTCATGCTGCTGATGGTCCTGATCGGCTATCGAGTCGTCGCCGTCCAGGTCGTGCGATCGAGCGAATACAGCCAGTGGGCGGTCTCCGAGCGGATGCAGGAGGACATCGTCCCAGCGCGGCGCGGCGAGATCTATGACAGTCGCGGCGTTCGGCTGGCGACCAACGTCCCGGCGGTGCGGGTGTCGGCAATTGTCGATCAGATCGTCGATCGCAATGCTGCGTCCGCGCAGCTTGCGCCGCTGATCGGGCGTTCTGCGGCCGATATTCTGGATGCGCTGAACCAGCCCGGGATTGAGTGGGTCGTGCTCGCGCGCCATCTCGCGCCCGAGGTGGGCGATCAGATTACCAACCTCGCCCTTGCCGGTATCGTGCTGGATTCCGAGCCGAGCCGCGTCTACCCGTTCGGCGATTTCGCCTCGCAACTGCTCGGCTTCACCAATGATGCGCTGGTCGGGAACTATGGTGTAGAGGGTGAGTACGATTCACTGCTGGCCGGAGAGCCGGGCGAGCTTGTTGGAGAGCGCGACGGCGAAGGCAACGTCATCGCGGTGACCGAATCGACCTGGAACCCACCGGTTGATGGCTCGGATGTGACGCTGACCATTGATAGTGCCGTACAGGAAACGATCGAGCGCATTCTGCAGGACACGATCAAGGAACAGCGCGCGATCGGCGGGACGATCATTGTCCAGGATCCGAATACCGGCGCGATTCTCGGGATGGCCAGCGAGCCGGGCTACGATCCAAACGACTTCGCCGATGTCTCGAATCCATCGACCTATCTGAACCCGGCGATCTCGGCCGTCTACGAGCCAGGCTCGACGTTCAAGTCGGTCGTGATGTCGATCGGCATTGACTCCGGCGCGGTGACGCCGGAAACCACGCATAACGACGAGCCGGGCTATCTGGAATTGCCCGACGGCAGCCGGATCACGAACTTCGAGGGCGTCGTCTGGGGCACCGAGACGATGACGCAAGTTCTCCAGCGCTCGGCCAACCTCGGCGCGATCTTCGTGGCCGACAAGATCGGGCGCGAGAAGTTCTATGAGGGCTTGCAGGCGTTCGGGTTTGGCACACCAACTGGAGTCGATCTGCAGGGCGAGGAGCAGGGCATCCTGACGTTGCCCGGCGAAAGCGGCTGGAACGATGCGCTCTACGCGACCAACGCCTTCGGCCAAGGCATCGCCTGCACGCCGTTGCAACTGGTGAACGCTGTCTCGGCGATCGTCAATGGCGGCAAGCTGATGCAGCCGTACGTCGTCGCGCAGGTTCATTCGGACGATGGCACGACGGTTACTCAGCCGACGGTCGTGCGGCAGGTCATTTCAGAACAGTCATCGTCAACGATGCGGACAATGCTCGAAGATGTCGTTGACAATCCCGATAGCCTCTATCCATCCGTCCCCGGTTATCGAATCGGGGCCAAGACCGGCACGGCGCAGATTCCTTCGCCGGCAGGTGGCTATATTGATGGCGCAACGATCGCGTCGATTGTCGGCTTCGGGCCGGTCGAGAATCCTCAGTTCAGCGTGCTGGTCAAGATCGACTGGCCGAAAGAGGAGGGCACTGGCCTGGAAGTCAGCGGACCGGTCTTGCAGAAGGTATTCGAGCAGCTGTTCCTGCTGTACGGGATTCCACCCGATGATCTGGAGGCGGCACCGTGA
- the pepF gene encoding oligoendopeptidase F produces MPNSTLPKRSEVAPEQTWDVESIFATPSDWEAAFNALASRLGELDEFRDRLGESAATLYAAIQRLEDLMKAAWELELYAHMRVAEDATNPASLALGDRADGMFARVEAAAAFVEPEILAIDPETLASWVATDDNLKPYTHYFDKLGRRRDHVRSAEVEQVLAMASEPLSVFSSVRMALAEADLKLGSIDIGTGETVELGQGNLDSFIHNADRKIRQAAWETSADAYLSMKNTFAANYSGAVKQAVMMARVRNYDTALEASLSPNAIPLEVFHNLLDTVWKNFPTWQRYFKVRAKLLGVEQAHVWDISESPLQPVGAPPQRKITFNEGIDIVSAAVAPLGEEYVRQVQQGIECRWVDYAVNAGKVGGAFSTGMPGHHPFIMMSWHDDLGSVSTLIHELGHSLHSYYTWETQPLAYANYSMFVAEVASNMNQALMGAHLLETVDDPHFLTTVIEERMGNNLRYLFTMPILAKFELETHTLVENGEALTADGMIDLMADLYAQAYGDAVVLDRPRSGITWARFPHLFANFYVFQYATGIAAAAQLAQQVREGGPEAAARYIEFLKTGDGAYPVEALKLAGIDMSTPAPIQAAFDILASYVDRLEQLVG; encoded by the coding sequence ATGCCCAACTCGACCCTGCCGAAACGATCCGAGGTAGCACCCGAGCAGACATGGGATGTCGAGAGTATCTTCGCCACTCCGTCCGACTGGGAAGCTGCATTCAACGCTCTGGCAAGCCGTCTCGGCGAACTGGATGAGTTCCGCGATCGGCTCGGCGAATCAGCTGCGACGTTGTATGCGGCGATCCAGCGCCTTGAGGACCTGATGAAGGCAGCCTGGGAACTGGAGCTGTACGCGCACATGCGTGTTGCCGAGGACGCGACCAATCCGGCCTCGCTCGCACTCGGTGATCGCGCCGACGGCATGTTCGCGCGCGTTGAGGCGGCGGCAGCGTTCGTCGAGCCAGAGATTCTGGCAATCGATCCCGAGACGCTGGCGTCATGGGTTGCGACGGACGACAACCTGAAACCGTATACGCACTACTTCGACAAGCTTGGACGGCGGCGTGATCACGTCCGCTCGGCTGAGGTCGAGCAGGTGCTGGCGATGGCGAGCGAACCGCTCTCCGTCTTCTCGTCGGTGCGCATGGCGCTCGCTGAAGCTGATCTCAAGCTCGGGTCAATCGATATCGGAACTGGTGAGACGGTCGAGCTCGGTCAGGGCAACCTCGACTCATTCATCCACAACGCCGACCGGAAGATCCGCCAGGCTGCCTGGGAGACATCCGCCGACGCCTACCTGTCGATGAAGAACACGTTTGCCGCCAACTACTCCGGCGCGGTCAAGCAGGCGGTGATGATGGCGCGGGTGCGGAACTACGACACTGCGCTGGAGGCGTCGCTGTCACCGAACGCCATCCCGCTGGAGGTCTTCCACAATCTGCTGGATACGGTCTGGAAGAACTTCCCGACCTGGCAGCGCTACTTCAAGGTGCGGGCGAAGCTGCTCGGTGTCGAGCAGGCGCACGTCTGGGACATTTCGGAGTCGCCATTGCAGCCGGTCGGCGCGCCACCGCAGCGCAAGATCACGTTCAACGAGGGCATCGACATCGTCAGCGCGGCGGTCGCGCCGCTCGGCGAGGAGTACGTTCGTCAGGTCCAGCAGGGCATCGAGTGCCGCTGGGTCGATTACGCCGTGAATGCCGGCAAGGTCGGCGGCGCGTTCTCGACCGGTATGCCCGGCCATCACCCATTCATCATGATGAGCTGGCACGACGATCTGGGCAGCGTGTCGACGCTGATTCACGAGCTGGGCCACTCGCTGCACTCCTACTACACCTGGGAGACGCAGCCGCTCGCCTATGCCAACTACAGCATGTTCGTCGCCGAAGTGGCGTCCAACATGAATCAGGCGCTGATGGGCGCGCATCTGCTGGAGACCGTCGACGACCCGCACTTCCTGACAACCGTGATCGAGGAGCGCATGGGCAACAACCTGCGCTACCTGTTCACGATGCCGATTCTGGCGAAGTTCGAGCTGGAGACGCACACGCTGGTTGAAAACGGCGAGGCGCTGACGGCAGACGGCATGATCGACCTGATGGCGGACCTATACGCGCAGGCATACGGCGATGCCGTCGTGCTCGACCGGCCGCGCTCTGGCATCACCTGGGCACGGTTCCCGCATCTCTTTGCGAACTTCTACGTCTTCCAGTACGCGACCGGTATCGCTGCGGCTGCTCAGCTCGCGCAGCAGGTGCGCGAGGGCGGACCGGAGGCAGCCGCGCGCTACATCGAGTTCCTCAAGACCGGCGACGGTGCGTATCCGGTCGAGGCGCTGAAGCTGGCCGGCATCGACATGAGCACGCCCGCGCCAATTCAGGCTGCGTTCGATATTCTTGCCAGTTACGTGGATCGACTGGAGCAACTTGTGGGGTAG
- a CDS encoding acyl-CoA carboxylase subunit beta: MVQTPEETGSPSRAGQYIERHDELERQSATAAEKQAGRGKLSARERVEQLLDPDSFVEYDAFVQHRSTYFGMQERRPYGDGVITGVGKIDGRDVAVFSQDFTVFGGSLGEAFAEKMVKIMDLALKIGCPIIGINDSAGARIQEGVEGLAGYGEVFWRNVQASGVVPQLSIIAGPCAGGAVYSPAMTDFVFMVQDISQMFITGPDVIKTVTGEDVTHEQLGGAMTHNSVSGVAHFVGHDEADTFDLVRAVLSYLPSNNLDRLPTYAPSDDPERESPELDSIVPEESTKPYDMHDVIQLVVDDGEFLEVQPLWAGNILIGFARLNGSPVGIVANQPRVLAGTLDIDASEKAARFVRFCDAFNIPLVTFEDVPGFLPGVNQEHSGIIRHGSKLLYAYCEATVPKLTVITRKAYGGAYVVMNSRSIRSDFSVAWPTAEIAVMGSEAAVRLISRREIAAADDPAAKERELIAAYREQFASPWQAAGRGYIEAVIPPRETRRQLIRALEMLRNKREDRPKRKHGNIPL, from the coding sequence GTGGTGCAAACACCGGAAGAAACCGGCTCTCCTTCGCGAGCCGGACAGTACATCGAGCGGCACGACGAGCTGGAGCGCCAGAGCGCGACCGCTGCCGAAAAGCAGGCAGGGCGCGGCAAGCTGTCGGCGCGCGAGCGCGTCGAGCAGTTGCTCGATCCAGATTCGTTCGTTGAATATGACGCCTTCGTCCAGCATCGCTCGACCTACTTCGGCATGCAGGAGCGTCGGCCGTACGGCGATGGCGTCATCACCGGCGTCGGCAAGATCGACGGCCGCGATGTCGCCGTGTTCTCGCAGGATTTCACCGTCTTTGGTGGCTCGCTCGGTGAAGCGTTTGCCGAGAAGATGGTCAAGATCATGGATCTGGCGCTGAAGATCGGCTGCCCGATCATCGGCATTAACGATTCGGCCGGGGCGCGCATTCAGGAGGGCGTTGAGGGGCTGGCCGGGTACGGCGAGGTCTTCTGGCGCAACGTACAGGCCAGCGGCGTCGTGCCGCAACTCTCGATCATCGCCGGGCCGTGCGCAGGCGGCGCGGTCTATTCCCCGGCCATGACCGACTTCGTCTTCATGGTGCAGGACATCTCGCAGATGTTCATCACCGGTCCTGATGTCATCAAGACCGTTACCGGCGAGGACGTCACCCACGAGCAGCTGGGCGGCGCGATGACGCACAACTCAGTCTCCGGCGTCGCGCATTTCGTGGGACACGATGAGGCTGACACGTTCGACCTCGTCCGGGCGGTGCTGTCGTACCTGCCGTCGAACAACCTCGATCGACTACCGACCTACGCGCCGAGCGACGATCCCGAGCGTGAGTCGCCGGAGCTTGATTCGATCGTCCCGGAAGAGTCGACCAAGCCATATGACATGCACGATGTCATCCAACTGGTCGTCGACGATGGCGAGTTCCTGGAAGTGCAGCCGCTCTGGGCCGGCAACATCCTGATCGGCTTTGCTCGGCTGAATGGCTCGCCGGTCGGGATTGTGGCGAACCAGCCGCGGGTGCTGGCCGGGACGCTCGACATCGACGCGTCGGAGAAGGCCGCGCGATTCGTGCGCTTCTGTGATGCATTCAACATCCCGCTGGTGACGTTCGAGGACGTCCCTGGCTTCCTGCCGGGCGTCAATCAGGAGCACAGCGGCATCATCCGGCACGGCTCGAAGCTGCTCTACGCATATTGCGAAGCGACGGTGCCGAAGCTGACGGTCATCACGCGCAAAGCGTACGGCGGTGCCTACGTCGTCATGAACTCGCGCTCGATCCGCTCCGACTTCAGCGTCGCCTGGCCGACTGCGGAAATCGCCGTCATGGGCTCTGAGGCAGCCGTCCGTCTGATCTCACGCCGCGAGATCGCCGCGGCTGACGACCCCGCTGCGAAGGAGCGCGAGCTGATCGCTGCCTATCGCGAGCAGTTCGCCAGTCCGTGGCAGGCAGCCGGACGAGGATACATCGAGGCCGTCATCCCGCCGCGCGAGACGCGCCGCCAACTCATCCGTGCGCTGGAGATGCTGCGCAACAAGCGCGAGGATCGCCCGAAGCGCAAACACGGGAACATCCCGCTGTGA
- the mraZ gene encoding division/cell wall cluster transcriptional repressor MraZ encodes MFLGRHQHNLDDKGRLALPAKYRDQLQDGVVLTRGFDRCLLVYPMAAWIPLAERVSALSIGDPDGRVLRRMLFANAVDAQLDRQGRILIPSELRDHAGLEREAVVAGMHTFLEIWSPDEWAGQDELVERDGASIAERLAALV; translated from the coding sequence GTGTTTCTCGGACGTCACCAGCACAATCTCGATGATAAGGGGCGACTGGCGTTGCCCGCCAAGTACCGCGACCAGTTGCAGGACGGTGTCGTCCTGACGCGCGGTTTCGACCGCTGCCTGCTGGTCTATCCGATGGCTGCCTGGATTCCGCTCGCCGAACGTGTTTCTGCATTGTCGATTGGCGACCCGGATGGCAGAGTTCTACGCCGCATGCTGTTTGCGAACGCGGTCGACGCCCAGCTCGATCGGCAAGGTCGGATCCTGATTCCGTCTGAGCTACGAGACCATGCCGGGCTGGAGCGCGAGGCGGTTGTCGCGGGCATGCACACGTTTCTTGAGATTTGGTCGCCCGACGAATGGGCCGGGCAGGACGAGCTGGTCGAGCGCGATGGGGCGTCGATCGCTGAGCGGTTGGCGGCGCTCGTCTAA
- a CDS encoding alanine racemase, whose translation MGYRDELDTPALVVHEEILQHNLSRMADYAASKGIALRPHFKTHKTAAIAELQKQGGATGITCAKLGEAEALADAGVYNDFFIANQIVGPIKLRRLVALMDRAKVRVAVDTPEVAAGLNSAMGDAGKTLDVIIELNTGQDRAGVKPGDEALRLAETIRADMPNLRVIGLMTHEGQVNSTDGVEGMTETALSAGHAIIDSAELLREHGFDIQVVSVGSTPAAFTTTTIDGVTEMRPGTYVFNDRAYLRFGLSPDDCAMRILATVTSRPAPDRAIVDAGSKTLTSDMAPGAAGHGLIVDYPEAVIVRISEEHGVVELPPSAQGLKVGDKVEIIPNHVCPTVNLQDEMYVVRDGEVVETWPVIARGKIR comes from the coding sequence ATGGGATACCGAGACGAGCTCGACACCCCGGCACTGGTCGTGCACGAGGAGATTCTTCAGCACAACTTGAGCCGCATGGCGGATTACGCTGCATCGAAGGGCATCGCGTTGCGTCCGCACTTCAAGACGCACAAGACAGCTGCGATTGCCGAACTGCAGAAGCAGGGCGGGGCGACCGGCATTACCTGCGCGAAGCTCGGCGAGGCTGAGGCGCTCGCTGATGCAGGTGTCTACAACGACTTCTTCATCGCCAACCAGATCGTTGGGCCGATCAAGCTGCGTCGCCTCGTTGCATTGATGGATCGCGCCAAGGTTCGCGTGGCCGTCGACACGCCCGAGGTTGCTGCTGGTCTGAACTCTGCGATGGGCGATGCGGGAAAGACGCTCGACGTCATTATCGAGCTGAACACCGGCCAGGATCGTGCCGGTGTCAAGCCGGGTGACGAGGCGTTGCGCCTGGCTGAAACCATCCGCGCCGACATGCCGAATCTGCGTGTCATCGGGCTGATGACGCACGAGGGTCAGGTGAACTCGACCGACGGCGTCGAAGGGATGACCGAGACGGCGCTCTCGGCCGGCCACGCGATCATCGACTCGGCCGAACTGCTGCGCGAGCACGGCTTCGACATTCAGGTCGTCAGCGTCGGCTCGACGCCGGCGGCGTTTACGACGACGACGATCGACGGTGTCACCGAGATGCGGCCCGGCACCTACGTGTTCAACGACCGGGCCTACCTGCGCTTCGGACTCAGCCCGGACGACTGCGCGATGCGTATCCTCGCGACGGTGACGAGCCGCCCGGCACCGGATCGCGCGATTGTCGATGCCGGGTCCAAGACGCTGACCAGCGACATGGCCCCCGGTGCGGCAGGTCACGGACTGATCGTTGACTACCCGGAGGCGGTGATCGTGCGCATCAGCGAAGAGCACGGCGTCGTCGAGCTGCCGCCGTCTGCGCAAGGACTCAAGGTTGGCGACAAGGTCGAGATCATCCCGAACCACGTCTGCCCGACCGTGAACCTGCAGGACGAGATGTATGTCGTCCGCGACGGTGAGGTTGTCGAGACCTGGCCGGTCATTGCGCGCGGCAAGATACGCTAG
- the rsmH gene encoding 16S rRNA (cytosine(1402)-N(4))-methyltransferase RsmH — MPSEPVTQSHISVLADEAVDALAIRSDGVYIDGTFGAGGHARRIAECVGDAGRVIGIDRDPDVAPFADALAADFPDVFTFVPGSHSEAAAIANRLGFASVDGILLDLGVSSMQLDRADRGFSFQSDGPLDMRFDPTRGASAAELIATADEAELVRILFEYGEESKARRIVRAIVAERERGPIETTAALAGLVERTIGRRPGTRIHPATKTFQALRIAVNDELDEVESGVQAGIDLLATGGRMAVITFHSLEDRIVKRAFADAARGCICPRDVPVCVCGRVPTVRLVGKAIKPSADEIAANPRSRSAKLRVVERLP, encoded by the coding sequence TTGCCGTCTGAACCTGTGACGCAGAGTCACATCAGCGTGCTCGCTGACGAAGCTGTCGATGCGCTCGCCATTCGGAGCGACGGCGTCTACATCGATGGCACGTTCGGCGCGGGCGGTCACGCGCGGCGGATTGCTGAGTGCGTCGGAGATGCCGGGCGCGTTATCGGGATCGACCGCGACCCGGATGTTGCACCGTTCGCCGATGCCCTTGCAGCGGATTTCCCGGATGTCTTCACGTTCGTGCCTGGCTCACATAGTGAGGCAGCCGCAATCGCCAACCGTCTCGGATTCGCGTCGGTCGATGGCATCTTGCTCGACCTCGGCGTGTCGTCGATGCAGCTGGATCGGGCGGATCGCGGGTTCAGCTTTCAGTCCGATGGGCCGCTGGATATGCGTTTCGACCCGACGCGCGGCGCGAGTGCCGCCGAGCTGATCGCGACAGCCGACGAGGCCGAGCTGGTGCGGATTCTGTTCGAGTACGGCGAGGAGTCGAAGGCGCGTCGGATTGTGCGGGCGATCGTCGCCGAGCGTGAGCGAGGGCCTATTGAGACAACTGCAGCGCTGGCCGGGTTGGTCGAGCGCACGATCGGCCGACGGCCCGGCACGCGCATTCACCCAGCCACGAAGACATTTCAGGCGCTCCGCATTGCAGTGAACGACGAGCTTGATGAGGTCGAGAGCGGCGTTCAGGCCGGTATCGACCTGCTGGCGACCGGCGGCCGCATGGCTGTCATCACGTTTCACTCGCTTGAAGACCGGATCGTGAAGCGTGCCTTTGCCGATGCAGCGCGCGGCTGCATCTGTCCGCGGGATGTGCCGGTCTGCGTCTGCGGCCGAGTACCGACCGTCCGCCTCGTCGGCAAGGCGATCAAGCCGAGCGCCGATGAAATCGCCGCTAACCCGCGCTCGCGCAGCGCGAAGCTCCGCGTCGTGGAGCGTCTGCCATGA
- a CDS encoding carbamoyl phosphate synthase gives MRKVLVANRGEIAIRVMRACREERLASVAVVSSGEGDPRHARYADEAVTLDSTHPLPYLDIDAILRAATATGADAIHPGYGFLAENAGFAQACADAGFVFVGPAPSAISTMGDKVRAREAALAAGVPVVPGTDGEVDAAGARAFGDEIGYPIAMKATAGGGGRGFRVAWSADEVKDAWNGASGEAQRYFSNPAVYAERYFDHPRHIEIQVMADAHGNVVGLGERDCSIQRRHQKLVEESPSPAIDAAMRAAMNQTAEGLARAVDYVGAGTLEFLAQDGEYFFLEMNTRIQVEHPVTEQVTGIDLVREQLRVAAGKPLSFAAAPTLWGHAIECRINAEDPAADFKPTPGPLRAFRRPDGFGVRVDTGFDEGGEIDPRFDSLIAKLIVWGRDRDEALSRLGRALEDFQVEGVATTIPLFRSLIRTPWFADGDYNTRSLEQSGLAARLAPFQMPEPVEQDGAVLTVEVNGASYRVRLPEGLSVAAGGRAARQPARRSSGGGAVVAPTGNALRSPIQGTVLSVAVEPGATVERGQLICVIEAMKMENEITAHQSGVVTEIGVQAGETVQPGATVAVIEPQVAAE, from the coding sequence ATGCGCAAGGTGCTGGTGGCGAATCGGGGCGAGATTGCGATTCGGGTGATGCGGGCTTGCCGTGAGGAGCGACTGGCCAGCGTGGCGGTCGTATCGTCCGGCGAGGGCGATCCGCGTCATGCGCGCTACGCCGATGAGGCCGTTACGCTCGATTCGACGCACCCGCTGCCGTATCTCGACATTGACGCCATCCTCCGCGCTGCGACCGCGACTGGCGCGGACGCGATCCATCCCGGCTATGGCTTTCTGGCTGAGAACGCCGGGTTCGCGCAAGCCTGTGCCGATGCCGGGTTTGTGTTCGTCGGTCCAGCGCCGTCGGCGATTTCGACGATGGGCGACAAGGTGCGAGCGCGTGAGGCTGCGCTGGCGGCTGGCGTGCCGGTCGTGCCGGGGACCGACGGCGAGGTCGATGCTGCCGGGGCGCGCGCGTTCGGCGATGAGATCGGCTACCCGATCGCGATGAAGGCGACGGCCGGCGGTGGCGGTCGCGGCTTCCGCGTCGCCTGGTCTGCGGACGAGGTCAAGGATGCCTGGAATGGTGCGAGCGGTGAAGCGCAGCGCTACTTCAGCAATCCCGCTGTCTACGCCGAGCGCTACTTCGATCATCCGCGCCATATCGAGATTCAGGTGATGGCCGATGCGCACGGGAATGTTGTCGGGCTGGGTGAGCGCGATTGCTCGATACAGCGGCGACATCAGAAGCTGGTTGAGGAGAGCCCATCACCGGCAATCGACGCGGCGATGCGCGCGGCGATGAATCAGACGGCCGAGGGGCTGGCTCGGGCAGTTGATTACGTTGGCGCAGGGACGCTTGAGTTCCTGGCGCAGGACGGCGAGTACTTCTTTCTTGAGATGAATACCCGCATTCAGGTTGAGCATCCAGTGACTGAACAGGTCACCGGCATTGACCTTGTGCGCGAGCAGTTGCGAGTGGCGGCCGGCAAGCCACTGTCGTTCGCCGCCGCACCGACGCTGTGGGGCCACGCGATCGAGTGTCGGATCAACGCCGAAGACCCGGCGGCTGATTTCAAGCCGACGCCCGGACCATTGAGAGCGTTCCGGCGGCCAGATGGGTTTGGCGTTCGCGTCGATACTGGCTTCGACGAGGGCGGCGAGATCGACCCGCGCTTCGATTCGCTGATCGCCAAGCTGATCGTCTGGGGGCGCGACCGCGACGAGGCGCTCTCGCGGCTGGGTCGGGCGCTAGAGGATTTTCAGGTCGAAGGCGTCGCGACGACGATCCCGCTCTTTCGTTCGCTGATCCGGACGCCGTGGTTCGCCGACGGCGACTACAACACGCGCTCGCTGGAGCAGTCGGGTCTGGCGGCGCGGCTGGCACCGTTCCAGATGCCGGAGCCGGTCGAGCAGGACGGCGCGGTACTGACGGTCGAGGTGAACGGCGCGAGCTATCGCGTGCGCCTGCCGGAGGGACTGAGTGTCGCTGCAGGTGGTCGCGCGGCGCGGCAGCCAGCACGGCGCAGCTCGGGCGGCGGCGCGGTTGTCGCGCCGACCGGCAATGCGCTGCGTAGCCCAATTCAGGGCACGGTGCTGTCTGTCGCGGTCGAGCCGGGCGCAACGGTCGAGCGTGGACAGCTCATCTGCGTCATTGAGGCGATGAAGATGGAGAACGAGATCACGGCCCATCAGTCGGGCGTCGTGACCGAAATCGGCGTGCAGGCCGGGGAGACGGTCCAGCCAGGCGCGACTGTGGCGGTTATCGAGCCGCAGGTGGCAGCGGAGTAG